CCCGGTTGGGTGACCGCCCTGGACGTACGCGACGACGGCGAGGTCCGGGTCGAGGTGGCCGACATCGCGCCCGGCGGCGGCTGGCCGTTGAAGAACTCCCAACGGCAGTGGCGCGGCTACCGCTGGACCGGCGACGAGTTCGACCAGGTGTCCGGGCCGAGCACGTTCGGTCCCAACCCGCGCTCGACGGACCTGTCAGTCACCGCCACCGACCTGGTGTTGACCCCGGCGGCGGACGGCTCCCGATCGGGGACGGTCACCGTGCGGATCCGCAACGACGCGGACCGGACGGCGCCGGAGGCGCTCCTCACCATGGAGCTGCCGAAGGCCCTGCGGCCGATCGGCGACGGCTGGTCGGGCTGTGACATCCAGACGGGGAGCACCGTGCAGGTCTCCTGCCGTCTGAGCGCTGTGCGGGGGCACGACGAGGTGCGTCGGACCCTTGAACTGCGGGTCGCCGCCGGGACCAGCCTGGCCTCGGGACAGGTGGCGCTGCGGGTCTGGCCGGCGGACCCGGACGGGGATCCCTGGCTGGACAACGACAGCGGTGACAACGAGTCGACGTTCGACTATCGCTGAGCGTGCGGGGGCGGCCGGTCACCGACCGACCGCCCTCCGCGAACCGTCTCGCCAATCGGCGGCTCAGACCAGCACGACGCCCGGGCCGGGACCGATCTCACCCGGGGCCCCCGGGCCGGGGCCGATCGCCAGCACGACGCCCGGGCCGGGACCGATCTCACCCGGGGCCCCCGGGCCCGGACCGATCGCCAGCACGACACCGGGACCGGGACCGATCTCACCGGGCGCACCCGGGCCCGGACCGATCGCCAGCACGACACCGGGACCGGGACCGATCTCGCCCGGGGCGCCCGGGCCCGGACCGATCGCCAGGGACACACCCGGGCCGGGGCCGATCTCGCCCGGGGCGCCGGGGCCGGGGCCGATCGCCAGCGCCGCCGTCGCCACTCCGCTCACGCCGAGGGCCAGTCCGGCCGCCGCAGTCAGCCCGGTCATCAGGATCTTCCGCATCGTCATTGCCTTCTCCCGTGTCGTTGGTTGATGGATATGACCGTACGGAAGCGGCGAATACCATAAAACCCCCGTTTAGCGACACTTATCTATACATATGCCCGTTGATTAGCTGCGGATCGTATGCGGCGTTTCACATTGCTTCGGCACCTCGCGGCGATGCCCCAGGTGGGAGCAGTCGGGCAGGTCACCAGATGTTCACCGAACTTGACGGAAGACGCTGAAACCCCGGCCCGTTCTCCCGCGTGTGAGCGACGTCGCCCCGGAACCCGGGGGTGACAGGAGACGGGGAGGACCCAGGTGACGGTGAGCGCCGAATCGAGGCTCGGCAAGCCTCCACCAGAGGACATGACCCGGCCGGCCGGGCGGACTTCGGTCGACGCCGTCGACTTCGACCAGCTCTACCATGCCCACTTCCGCTCGCTGACCATTCAGCTCGCCGCCTACTGTGGCGACTCCAGCCAGGCGCAGGACCTGGTTCAGGAGGCGTTCTGCCGGGCCTTCACGCGGTGGGGGAAGGTTTCCCGCTACGACGACCCGGTCGCCTGGGTGCGGCGGGTCGCCTGGAACCTGGCCACCAGCCGCTGGCGTCGGCTGCGGACCGCCCAGTCCTACCTGCGGCGGCAGCGTGAGGAACACGTGCCCGGCCCCGACCCGGATCGGGTGGCGTTGACGCGGGCGCTCGCGGCGTTGCCGTCGAACCACCGCCGCGTCGTCGTGCTGCATCACCTCGCGGACCTCTCCGTCACCGAGATCGCCCAGCAGGAGGACGTGCCCGAAGGCACGGTCAAGTCCTGGTTGCACCGGGGTCGAGCTGCGCTGGCGGCACAGCTGGCTCCCCAGAACGAGGTGACCGACCATGCCTGAGTTCGACAGCACTCGACTCGACGCGGAGTTCTCCACGTACCGGGCGGCAATGCTTCCGGCGATCACGCCCGACGGCCCGACTGCGGTCCGGCGTACCGTCCGTCACCGTCGGCGGCGCGCGGCGATGGCGGTGGCCGCGGCGCTTGTGGTGGCCGTGGCCGTCCCGGTGGCCGGACAGGCGGGGCTCCGCCGGGACCCGGGACCGCCGGCGACGGCGACACCGACGCCGTCCGATTCCCCGTCGCCGACGCCGACGCCGACGCCGAGCGTCTCCGCCGCACCACAGGCGCCGGACGGCAGAATCGAGCGAACCGAACTGCTCGCCGCCACCGTCGACCTGCCCACGTGGGGCGACCTGCCCGAGCGCCCGGACGGTAAGGCGTGTGCGTCTCGTGGGATTCGACTCAACGGCGACCCGGTAAGCGATGACCCCAACCTGCTTGTGGAGATGGGCTACGGGGACGTCGATCGCGACGGGGCGACGGAGACCGTCGTGCTGGTCCGCTGTCTGCTCGGCACCCGAGGGCCGGCGCAGGTTGTCGCCTTCGACCGGGACACGGTCGGGCGGATCGTCACACTGGGTCGGGTGGCTGCCACCGCCGACCCGACTCCGGAGTGGCTGATCGGGCTCGAGGTGCGGGCCGACGGCATAACCCGGGTGGCGATGGCCGACCGGGCGCCGGGGCCCGGTTGGCCTCTCGAGCGGTCGCAACGGCAGTGGCGCGGGTACAGGTGGGACGGGAGCCGGTTCCGGCAGACCGAGGGGCCCAAGGGCTTCGGCCCCAACCCGTACGCCGCCGACCTGTCGGTCAGCTCGTCGAACCTGGCCCTCACCCGGGAGCCCGGCGACAGCTTCGCGGGCACGATCGAGGTCCGGGTACGCAATGCCAGCGCGGGCGAGGTGGCCGAGGCGGTGCTGTCGTTCGACCTGCCGTGGCAGTTGCGGCCGGTCGGGGATGGCTGGAAACGGTGTCGCGAGAACATGGCCGACGCGCTGGTGCCGTACCGGTGCACCCTGGGCCGGCTGGCACCGCACGCGGACATCCGGCTCACCCTCGGACTGAAGCGGGGACAGGGCACACCGTTGGCCTCGGGCAAGGCGACAGTCGAACTTTTCGGCAGCGGCGCCGACGGGACCGCGCTGCTCGAACGAGAGCGGGACGACAACCTCGCCACCTTCACCCACTACTACAGCTGACCGACTGCGGCGTGCGGTCCCGGCTGGTCAGCCGATCGGGGCCGGGCCGCTTCACCGCTTGACCGCTTCGCGCCGCGCTGTCGGGTTCGCGGCAGGATCGGGCGCAACCACACCCGCCGCCGTGGAGTGTTACGGGCGCTCAGGGCACCGGCCCGACGGCAACGGGGAGGGGCAGTGACAGCAACGATGGGAGCCCGCGCCAACGAACCACCTGCGGCGTTGACGGCCGGAGGGCTGGCCGCAGCGGCGATCACCTTCGACGACTTCTACCACGCGCACTTCCGGAGCGTCACGGCTCAACTGTGCGCGTACACGGGGGATCTGGGCCACGCGCAGGATCTGGCCCAGGAGGCGTTCTGCCGGGCGCTGGCACGCTGGGACCGTCTGGTCCGGTACGACGATCCGGTGGCCTGGGTCCGCCGGGTCGCCTGGAACCTGGCCCGCAGCCGCTGGCGGCGGCTGCGGACGGCCCGCGACCACCTCCTGCGGCAGCGACGCACCGAGGCCGAGGTGGACGGCCCGACACCCGACCGGGTGGCGATCGACGCGGCGCTCGCGCAACTGCCCGCGAACCACAGGCGTGCCGTCATCCTGCATTACCTGGCCGACCTGTCGGTCAGTCAGATCGCGCTGCAGGAAGGGGTGGCCGAGGGCACCGTCAAGTCCTGGCTGCACCGAGGCCGGACCGCCCTGGCCGGACTGCTCGACGAGAACACCGAGGGGGTGTCCCATGTCTGATCTCGAACCGCGGCTGCGCGAGCGGTTCACCGCGTACCGCGCCGATGTCACCACCCGGGCCGTCGGTCCCGGTCCCGACCAGGCCCGACGCACCCTGCGTCGGCGCCGGCAGACGAGGGCGGTGGCCGTCGCCGCGGCGGCGGTCGTCCTGGTGCTGGCGCCGGTCGTCGCCAACGCCGCGAGGAGGGGCGACCATACTCCGCCGGTTCCGGCCGTGTCCGTCGAGCCGACGGCGCCGGCGACGCCGGACCCGACGCCCACACCGCCACCGACGCCGAGCGGGTCGGCCAGCCCCACGGGTTCCGCGTCCGAGGCGCCGGACGGCCAGATCAGCCGGGCGCAGGTACTCGCCGCCCGTGTCGACCTGCCGACGTGGCCGCAGACCGTGCCGTCCACCTGCACCACGTCGAACGTGCGCCTGGCGACCAGCTCGACCAAGAGCTTCGTCCCGTTGCTCACCGACCTGACGGTGGACCACGCCGACCTGGACGGTGACGGCGCCCAGGAGACGGTTGCCGTCGTCGCCTGCCGGTACGGCGAGGCGTTGGCGAAGCAGGTAGTCGCCTTCGATCGGGACGACGACGGGCGCATCGTGACGCTCGGCCGGGTCGTGAGGACCACCGACGGTGTCGAGGACATCCTCGGGGTGACGGTCACCGAGGACGGCTCGATCGACGTGCGGGTGGCCGACCTTCAGCCGTGCTGCGACACGCCGAGGTACTGGCCGCAGGAACAGACGCGTACCTACCGGTTCAAGGGTGGCCGGTTCGTGCAGACCGACGGCCCCACGAAGTTCGGGAAGGATCCCCGGCTCACCGACCTGCGCCTGTCCATGACGCACACGCTTGTCGACGTCACGGGTGGCCGCGAGCTGACCACAGTCTTCACCGTCACCAACGCGGGGCCGGTCGACGCTCCACAGGTCCAGTTCAGGGGCCTCGAAGTGGGTGCGCCGACGACAGGTGACTGGTCCAGGTGCGACCCGGCGGCCGCAGCGGCCGACAATGATCTGACGTGTCTGGTGCCGGGGGTACCGGCCGGCGAGTCGCGGCGCTACACGTTCGTCCAGATGGTGCCGAGCCGCTCGGGCCCCGATGCGACGACCCGGTCCATCTTCGTGACCCACTACGACGCGCAGGACCGACAGTGGCGCGACCGCAACGAGAAGGACAACAAGGTGCAACTCCCCGGCGTGTTCTGACGAGGAGGATGTCCGGCGCCCCACCCCGTCGGGGTGGGGCGCCGCCGTTCAGTCGTCCGAACCCCAGGTGGGCCGTTGCAGCAGGCCGACGAACTCGACGAGCAGCCGTTCGCGCAGCGCCGGCGGGGCGGCGTCGAGCAGCGTGTTGACAAGCGCCATCCGCTCCGGCAGCGGGCCCGCGCCGGGTCCGTCGCCGCCACCGCTGCCTGGGCCACCGTCGCCCAGACCCAGTCCGGCGGCCAGGCCGACGACCAGGTCCGGGGTCAGCGCCTCGGGTGTCAGGGCGCCGACCAGGGCCGCCAGCTCGGCCGGCAACCGCACCGGGCCGGCCGCGTGGGCCGCCTCCACCGCCGCCGCCAGGTCCGGACCGAACTCGGCCACCCGGGGCGCGACCGAGGCGGTCACCGTGAGGTGCACGCTGGCCGGCAGCCCGGCGTACGACAGTTGGGGTTGGGTGTGCCAGCCACGCGCGGTCAGCTCGTCGACCAGGACGAACAGGTCGGGGCCGCCCTCGGTGGCGGTGAAGCAGACCACAGTGGACTCCGGCTCGGCCAGCAGCCGCAGCCCGTCGACGGCGCGGACCGCGTCGGCCAGGCCGGCGACCGCGTCCCGGGTGACGGCGGCCAACCGCAGGTAGCCGGCGTCGCCGAGGTGCCGCAGGGTGGCGTACGCGGCGGCGATCGGCCCGCCCGACCGGGTGGACGCGATGACCGGATTGATCATCGTGTAGCCCGGCCAGTCCGCGTACGCGAAGTACTGCGGGGCGCGCAGCCCGGCGTCGCGGTGCAGCAGCACCGACACGCCCTTCGGCGCGTACGCGTACTTGTGCAGGTCCACCGAGATGGAGGTGACCCCGGGCACCGAGAAGTCGAACGCCGGCACGGGCTCGCCGAGGCGACGGAGGTACGGCAGGGTCCAGCCGCCGAAACAGGCGTCGACGTGACAGCGCACCCCGGCGTCGGCGGCCACGGCCGCGATCTCGGCCACCGGGTCCACCACCCCGTGCGCGTACGAGGGCGCGGAGCAGGCGACCAGCACCGTCTCGGGGCGGATCGCGGCGGCGAGCGCGGCCGGGTCGGGGCGCAGCGTGTCCACCGATACCGGCACCACGTCCAGCGCCACCCGCAGGTAGTGCGCCGCCTTGGCGAACGCCGCGTGCGCGCTCGACGGCACCACGATCCGGGGTGCGGCGATCTCCGGGTGGGCGTCCCGGGCCGCCTTGACGGCGAGGATCAGCGACTCGGTGCCGCCGCTGGTGACGCTGCCGACCACGTCGGGCGCGGTCGTCCCCGGCCCGCCGCCGAGCACCCGGCCGGCGGCGCCGACGAGCGCGTTCTCCATGGCCAGCAGGGACGGGAACGCGGTCGGGTCGAGCCCGTTGACGTGGGCGCTCTCCCGGTGGGCGGCGGCCGCCAACTCGTCGAGCCCCGGAACCGCAGGGTCGTACACGTACGCGAACAGCCGTCCCCCGTGGGTGGGCCGGTCGCCCGCGCGCAGCCGTCGCACCTCCGCCAGCGCGACATCCGCGGCCACCCCGTCTCGGGACAGCGCCCCCGCCCCGACCGTGTTCTCGTCGATCATGGAGTTCTGGTGCCCTTCTCGATGCGGCCCACCGCCGTGAGGTGCTGGCCCTGCGCGGAGGCCAGGACGGCGGGGGTCAGGGTGTAGCGGCGCAGGAGCAGGATCGGGGGGCCCAGCAACAGGGCCGGGATGATCGTGAAGCCGAGGAGAACGCCCAGTCGCGCCGTGTCGGACTGCGCGGCGGCCGTTCCGGTGTCGGAGGAGACGTAGCCGGAGATCTGGAGCACCAGCCCGTACACGCCCGGGCCGAGGGCCAGGCCGAGCGTCTCCCCGGCGGTCCACAGGCCGGTGAAGACTCCCGCCTGCCGGCGGCCGGTACGCGCCGTGTCGTACGCGATGCAGTCCGGGAGCATGGCCAGCGCGAACACCTGCTGCCCCGCGTACCCGACGCCGAGGACCGCGACCACCAGGTAGACGACGACCGGTGGCAGCACCGGGGCGGCGACCAGGGCGAGCGCACCGGCGGCGAGGATCAGCCCGGCGGCGACCAGGGCGGACCGCTTGCCCACCCGGGCGCCGACGCGGGACCAGAGCGGCATCACCAGCAGCGCCGGTCCGACGAAGCAGGCGAAGAGCAGTGTCGGCCCGCTCTCCTCGTCGCGCAGGATCTGCCCGGCGAAGTAGTTGACCCCGGCGAGGATTGTCGCCACGCCCGCGGACTGCACCACGAAACAGACAAGCAGCGCCCGGAACGGCCGGTTGGCGGCGGCCACCGCGAGTTGGGCGCGCAGTGTCGGCTCGCTGGCGCCGACCACACCGCTGGGCGCGGACCGGGTGCCGAGGAACGCGCCGACCGCGCCGACGGCGATGAGCGCCGCCACGAACAGGCCCATCCAGCGGTGCCCGGGCAGCCCGTCGCCGCCGGCCGTCACGACCAGCGGGGCGACCGCGCCGGAGACCAGGATGGTCAGCGCCAGCACGGCGATCCGCCAGGTCATCAGCCGGGTGCGCTCGGCGTAGTCGTCGGTCATCTCGGCGGGCATCGCCACGTACGGCACCTGGAAGAAGGCGAACGCGGTGGCCG
The DNA window shown above is from Micromonospora lupini and carries:
- a CDS encoding RNA polymerase sigma factor: MTVSAESRLGKPPPEDMTRPAGRTSVDAVDFDQLYHAHFRSLTIQLAAYCGDSSQAQDLVQEAFCRAFTRWGKVSRYDDPVAWVRRVAWNLATSRWRRLRTAQSYLRRQREEHVPGPDPDRVALTRALAALPSNHRRVVVLHHLADLSVTEIAQQEDVPEGTVKSWLHRGRAALAAQLAPQNEVTDHA
- a CDS encoding SigE family RNA polymerase sigma factor; the encoded protein is MTATMGARANEPPAALTAGGLAAAAITFDDFYHAHFRSVTAQLCAYTGDLGHAQDLAQEAFCRALARWDRLVRYDDPVAWVRRVAWNLARSRWRRLRTARDHLLRQRRTEAEVDGPTPDRVAIDAALAQLPANHRRAVILHYLADLSVSQIALQEGVAEGTVKSWLHRGRTALAGLLDENTEGVSHV
- a CDS encoding pyridoxal phosphate-dependent decarboxylase family protein codes for the protein MIDENTVGAGALSRDGVAADVALAEVRRLRAGDRPTHGGRLFAYVYDPAVPGLDELAAAAHRESAHVNGLDPTAFPSLLAMENALVGAAGRVLGGGPGTTAPDVVGSVTSGGTESLILAVKAARDAHPEIAAPRIVVPSSAHAAFAKAAHYLRVALDVVPVSVDTLRPDPAALAAAIRPETVLVACSAPSYAHGVVDPVAEIAAVAADAGVRCHVDACFGGWTLPYLRRLGEPVPAFDFSVPGVTSISVDLHKYAYAPKGVSVLLHRDAGLRAPQYFAYADWPGYTMINPVIASTRSGGPIAAAYATLRHLGDAGYLRLAAVTRDAVAGLADAVRAVDGLRLLAEPESTVVCFTATEGGPDLFVLVDELTARGWHTQPQLSYAGLPASVHLTVTASVAPRVAEFGPDLAAAVEAAHAAGPVRLPAELAALVGALTPEALTPDLVVGLAAGLGLGDGGPGSGGGDGPGAGPLPERMALVNTLLDAAPPALRERLLVEFVGLLQRPTWGSDD
- a CDS encoding MFS transporter, whose protein sequence is MNQPPGAAGLPAAGPDVADSPTTGPDVTSLPATGRLPRPVHAGYALGSLATGAFGTVPGLLLLPYLTDTLGVAAGLAALLVLLPKAWDVLVNPVAGRISDRTRSRWGARRPYLLVAGLALAVLFAAIFAAPFGNGPAAAAYVALAFLATATAFAFFQVPYVAMPAEMTDDYAERTRLMTWRIAVLALTILVSGAVAPLVVTAGGDGLPGHRWMGLFVAALIAVGAVGAFLGTRSAPSGVVGASEPTLRAQLAVAAANRPFRALLVCFVVQSAGVATILAGVNYFAGQILRDEESGPTLLFACFVGPALLVMPLWSRVGARVGKRSALVAAGLILAAGALALVAAPVLPPVVVYLVVAVLGVGYAGQQVFALAMLPDCIAYDTARTGRRQAGVFTGLWTAGETLGLALGPGVYGLVLQISGYVSSDTGTAAAQSDTARLGVLLGFTIIPALLLGPPILLLRRYTLTPAVLASAQGQHLTAVGRIEKGTRTP